A DNA window from Mastomys coucha isolate ucsf_1 unplaced genomic scaffold, UCSF_Mcou_1 pScaffold21, whole genome shotgun sequence contains the following coding sequences:
- the LOC116101087 gene encoding olfactory receptor 5B3-like gives MKPLKNWTEVTHFLLLGLTDDPGLQLPLFIVFLLIYIITLVGNLGMILLILLDSRLHNPMYIFLGNLSLVDVFYSSAITPKVMAGLLIGDKVISYNDCAAQMFFFAAFATVENYLLASMACDRYAAVCKPLHYTTIMTPCVCMCFIIGCYVLGFLNVSVYLGDTFSLSFCKSNVVHHFFCDMPAMMALSCSDIYVNELVLIYLASFNIFFALIIILVSYIIIFITILNMRSGAGLQKALSTCASHFIAVFIFYATTIFMYLQPSSTHAMDTDKIVSVFYTMVIPMLNPLVYSLRNKEVKSAFMKVALKEK, from the coding sequence ATGAAGCCATTGAAGAACTGGACAgaagtgacacactttctcctgCTGGGACTCACTGATGATCCAGGTCTGCAACTTCCCCTTTTCATCGTCTTTCTCCTCATCTACATCATTACCCTGGTAGGGAACCTGGGGATGATCCTCTTGATTCTCTTGGACTCTCGGCTCCACAACCCCATGTACATTTTCCTTGGTAACTTGTCTCTGGTGGATGTTTTTTACTCATCAGCTATCACACCAAAAGTCATGGCTGGTCTCTTAATAGGAGACAAGGTCATTTCTTACAATGACTGTGCTGCTCAGATGTTCTTTTTTGCAGCCTTTGCTACTGTTGAAAATTACTTGTTAGCCTCAATGGCCTGTGACCGCTATGCAGCAGTGTGTAAACCCCTACACTATACCACCATCATGACTCCATGCGTATGTATGTGTTTCATCATAGGCTGCTATGTTCTTGGTTTCTTGAATGTCTCAGTTTACCTTGGAGATACTttcagtctctctttctgtaagtcTAATGTGGTCCATCATTTTTTCTGTGATATGCCAGCAATGATGGCCCTCTCTTGCTCTGATATATATGTTAATGAACTGGTACTTATTTATCTAGCCAGTTTCAATATCTTCTTTGCTCTCATAATAATATTAGTatcatatattataatttttatcacAATCTTAAACATGCGCTCAGGAGCAGGCCTTCAGAAGGCTCTTTCCACCTGTGCTTCTCACTtcattgctgtttttattttctatgcaaCAACAATCTTCATGTATCTGCAACCAAGTTCTACACATGCAATGGACACTGACAAAATTGTGTCTGTCTTCTACACCATGGTCATTCCCATGCTGAACCCTTTAGTTTACAGCCTGAGGAACAAAGAGGTCAAGAGTGCATTCATGAAAGTGGCTCTGAAGGAAAAATAA
- the LOC116101088 gene encoding olfactory receptor 5B3-like yields MIENRTELTEFLLLGLTNDSGLQIPLFITFLVIYTITLVGNLGMILLILMDSRLHTPMYFFLGNLSLVDFCYSSAVTPKVMSGFLIGDKVISYNDCAVQMFFFAAFITVENYLLASMAYDRYAAVCKPLHYTTTMTTSVCTCLIIGSYVIGFLNASIHIGDTFQLYFCESNVIHHFFCDIPAVMVLSCSDRHTSELVLVYIVSFHIFFAFIVIWISYVFIFVTILKMHSAGGHHKAISTCASHFTAVSIFYGTSIFMYVQPSSSHSMDTDKIASVFYTMVIPMLNPLVYSLRNKEVKSAFKKIILDTT; encoded by the coding sequence ATGATTGAGAACAGGACAGAACTGACAGAGTTTCTTCTGCTGGGACTCACCAATGACTCAGGTCTACAAATTCCACTCTTTATCACATTTCTTGTCATTTACACAATCACTCTGGTGGGAAACCTGGGGATGATCCTGTTGATTCTCATGGACTCAAGGCTCCACACTCCCATGTACTTTTTTCTAGGTAATTTATCTCTGGTAGACTTTTGCTACTCTTCAGCAGTCACTCCAAAAGTCATGTCTGGTTTTCTTATAGGAGACAAAGTCATTTCCTACAATGACTGTGCTGTTCAGATGTTCTTCTTTGCAGCATTTATTACTGTAGAGAATTACCTGTTGGCCTCAATGGCTTATGATCGCTATGCAGCAGTATGTAAGCCACTACATTATACCACCACCATGACTacaagtgtgtgtacatgcctgatCATTGGCTCTTATGTCATTGGCTTCCTGAATGCCTCCATCCACATAGGAGATACATTCCAGCTCTATTTCTGTGAGTCTAATGTAATCCATCACTTTTTCTGTGATATCCCAGCAGTCATGGTTCTCTCTTGTTCTGACAGACATACCAGTGAGCTGGttcttgtctacatagtgagcttccACATATTCTTTGCTTTTATAGTTATTTGGATATCCTACGTGTTCATTTTTGTCACCATCCTGAAGATGCACTCAGCTGGAGGACATCACAAGGCTATATCCACCTGTGCCTCCCACTTCACTGCAGTTTCCATTTTCTATGGAACtagtatttttatgtatgtacagCCTAGCTCCAGTCACTCCATGGACACAGATAAGATTGCCTCAGTATTCTACACCATGGTCATCCCCATGCTGAACCCTCTGGTCTACAGCTTAAGGAATAAGGAAGTGAAGAGTGCATTCAAAAAGATCATTTTAGATACAACATGA
- the LOC116101089 gene encoding olfactory receptor 5B3-like — translation MENSTEVTHFLLLGLTNDPGLQLPLFMTFLLIYTITLVGNLGMILLIVLDSRLHTPMYFFLGNLSLVDFCYSSAVTPTVMTGLLIGNKIISYNDCAAQMFFFAGFATVENYLLASMAYDRYAAVCKPLHYSSTMTASVYISLSIVSYACGFLNASIHIGDTFSLSFCRSNVVHHFFCDVPAVMVLSCSDRHISELVLVYVVSFNIFVALSVIWISYIFIFITIFKMKSSAGYRKAVSTCASHFTAVSIFYGTIIFMYLQPSSSHSMDTDKIASVFYTMVIPMLNPLVYGLRNKEVKSAFTKTFRGQNSL, via the coding sequence ATGGAGAACAGTACAgaagtgacacactttctcctgCTGGGACTCACCAATGACCCAGGACTGCAGCTTCCCCTCTTCATGACGTTTCTCCTCATCTACACCATCACCCTGGTGGGAAATCTGGGGATGATCCTACTGATTGTCCTGGACTCTCGTCTCCACACTCCTATGTACTTTTTTCTAGGTAATCTGTCCTTGGTTGATTTTTGTTACTCCTCAGCTGTCACACCTACCGTCATGACTGGGCTACTGATAGGTAACAAGATCATTTCCTATAATGACTGTGCTGCTCAGATGTTCTTTTTTGCTGGCTTTGCTACTGTAGAAAATTATCTGCTGGCCTCAATGGCCTATGATCGCTATGCAGCAGTGTGCAAGCCACTACATTATTCCTCTACAATGACTGCTAGTGTATATATAAGTCTTTCTATAGTTTCCTATGCTTGCGGTTTTCTGAATGCCTCCATTCATATTGGGGACACTTTCAGTCTTTCCTTCTGTAGGTCTAATGTGGTCCACCACTTTTTCTGTGATGTTCCAGCAGTCATGGTTCTTTCTTGTTCTGATAGACATATTAGTGAACTGGTTCTTGTTTATGTAGTGAGCTTCAATATCTTTGTTGCTCTCTCAGTTATTTGGATATCCtacatattcatttttatcacaatctttaaaatgaaatcaagTGCTGGATATCGAAAGGCTGTATCTACTTGTGCCTCACACTTCACTGCAGTGTCCATTTTCTATGGGACAATCATATTCATGTATTTGCAGCCCAGTTCCAGTCATTCCATGGACACAGACAAAATTGCTTCTGTGTTCTACACCATGGTCATCCCTATGCTGAACCCTCTGGTCTATGGCCTGAGGAACAAGGAAGTTAAGAGTGCATTCACAAAAACTTTTCGAGGGCAAAATAGTCTATAG